The DNA segment CGATGACACGCGACCTAGACTTAATCGCGGTGCCGTGGGTCGAAGGCCACGCAACCAAAGACCAGTTGGCGCACGCTATTGCCTATGTGGCCTGCGGCATTTCTCGGGAAGGAAACTACGACTGGACTGTGAAGCCAGCCGGCCGAGTTGCCGTTTCGATCCCGATTTGCTGGACGGCAGACAACCGCCCGAGCGCCGGCCACATTGACCTCAGCGTGATGGTGGCTTGATATGGCCTGCGAACTCTGCGGCGGAACCGGCTGGGTGTGCGAGAACTGCGGCACCCAATGGGAACAAGCGGACGGGCGAACATGCTGCGGCGCGGGCCAAAACTGCGTTTGCAACCCGAACGGCGAAGTGAAGTGGCAAGCGGTGTATGCCTCGACGGAGCCGGAGAAGGTGAAAGAGTGGGCGCACTGATGATGCGCTCTAACGTAAAGTCGGCTGCCTAAAAGACGGAAAACTTTCCATCAAGGCGCCGGATAAAATTTTTGAAAAATGCATTTTTGCTTTAGAATCAAAAAGTCATCATTTTTTAGTAGAGCCTAAAAATGGAAAGACTACCGGCGCGCAATGCGGCTCAGGAACCCAGGCTACTGGATCAGGTGCGGGGCAAGATCCGCCTCAAACATTACAGCTTGCGTACCGAGCAATCTTATCTGGATTGGATTAAACGATACATCCGGCATTTTGGCAAGCGTCATCCAAAAAATCTGGGGGCGGCCGAGGTTGAGATATTCCTGACTCATCTGGCAGTGGAGGGCAAGGTGGCGGCCTCGACGCAAAATCAGGCCAAGAGCGCATTGCTGTTTTTGTATCGCGAGGTACTCGAGCTTGAGCTGCCCTGGCTGGACAATGTTGAAAAGGCCAAGGCTCCCAAACGCTTGCCGGTGGTATTGACCATGAATGAAGTGCAGTCCCTGCTTTCAAGACTGGAGGGTACGCATTGGCTGATCGCCAACTTGCTCTACGGTACCGGCATGCGCGTGATGGAGGCGTTGCGGCTGCGGGTCAAGGACATTGACTTTCAGCGCAACGAAATTCTCGTCAGGGATGGCAAGGGCGCCAAGGATCGCGTCACCGTGTTGCCTCTGGTACTCAAGCAGCCCTTGCAGGAGCATTTGCTCAAGGTTCGCAGATTGCATGAGCGCGATCTGGAAGCGGGAGGAGGCGAGGTATATCTGCCCTATGCGCTGGAGCGCAAATACCCCAACGCCACTCGCGAGTGGGGATGGCAGTATGTGTTTCCTTCGGCGTCGCTGTCGGTCGATCCGCGCTCGGGGACCGTGCGGCGGCATCATTTGCAGGATCAGGCGGTGCAACGGGCCTTGAAACAGGCGGTGCGCGATGCCGGTCTGGCGAAGCCGGCGACGCCGCACACGCTGCGCCATTCCTTTGCCACGCATCTGCTCGAAGGCGGCTATGACATCCGCACGGTGCAGGAATTGCTCGGCCATTCGGATGTGAGCACGACCATGATCTATACCCATGTGCTGAACAAAGGTGGGCGAGGAGTGGTCAGCCCAATCGATAGATTGGGCCGGGCTTGAGCCCGGCCCTTTGGGCGAATGAGAGGCACTCCCTCCCGGCCTCCCTCGCCGAGCGAGGGAGGTGACTTCGGGGCTTCGCAATGACCGAAGGAAATGACCAGCGGAAATCCCTGTGGGATCCCCGTGGGAGGACGAGCGCCCGAGCAAGTGTAATGCGAGGGCCGGGCCTAGTGTGGCGAGTCCGGTAGAATGGCGCCAGAGCGGATGGGCGCTGGATTGGAGACCGACATGTCTGAAATTCATTTTGTCGTGGAAGAGGCGGACGAAGGCGGGTACATCGCCAAGGCCGTCAACGATGACATTTTTACCGAAGCGGACGATATTGCCACCTTGCATACCAACGTCCGTGATGCCGTGCATTGCCATTTCGACAAAGACAATATACCGGCCGTGATCCGCCTGCATTTCACGCACGAGGAAGTGATCGCCGCATGAGGCTGCCCCGCGATGTTTCGGGTGCAGGGTATTTACGCTGTCATTCCGGACACCGGGTTTGCGGTGAGCCGGAATCCAGCGATTTTTCAAGACCCTGGATTCCCGCTTTCGCGGGAATGACAAACAAGAATATCCTCGTGATGACTTTTCTGGATTAACGGGTATCGATCCCGGTTCGAGCCGATGCTTGCCTATCTCGTCCGCCGCCTGCTGTATGCGATCCCGATTTTGATCGGGGTGAATCTCATCACCTTTGCGCTGTTCTTCGTGGTCAATACGCCGGATGACATGGCGCGGCTGCAACTGGGCGTGAAGCGCGTAACGCCGGAGGCGATCCAGAAGTGGAAGGCGGAGCGCGGCTACGACAAGCCGCTGCTGTGGAATGCGGCGGGGCAGGGCGCGGCGCGCGTCACCGACACGATCTTTTATGCCAAATCGGTGCGCATGTTCGCCTTCGATTTCGGCCGCGCCGACGACGGCCGCGACATCGCGCGCGAGATTCGCCATCGCATGTGGCCGTCGCTCGCGATTGCCGTGCCGACCTTTGTGCTGAGCCTGTTCGTAACGGTGTCGTTCGCCTTGCTGCTGGTGTTCTTTCGCGGTACGGCGCTGGATATCTACGGCACGGTGCTGTGCGTGGCGCTAATGTCGGTGTCAGGCCTGTTCTACATCATCGGCGGGCAATGGATCGTGAGCAAGGTTTGGCATTGGGTGCCGATTTCGGGTTATGCGCCGGGGTTCGACGGCGTCAAGTTCCTGCTGCTGCCAGTGGTTATCAGCGTGATCGGAGGCATCGGCGCCGGATCGCGCTGGTACCGCACCATTTTCCTCGAAGAGATCGGCCGCGACTACGTGCGCACGGCGCGCGCCAAGGGCCTGACCGAGAACGCGGTGCTGTTCCGCCATGTGTTGAAGAACGGCATGGTGCCGATCCTGACCGGCGTCGTGGTGGTGATCCCGGCGTTGTTCATGGGCAGCCTGCTGGTCGAATCCTTCTTCGGCATTCCCGGCCTCGGCAGCTACACCATCGAGGCGATCCAGGCGCAGGATTTCGCCGTGGTGCGGGCCATGGTGTTCATCGGCACGGTGCTCTACATCCTCGGCCTGCTCTTGACCGATGTGTCATATACGCTGGTCGATCCCAGGGTGCGGCTGAAATGAGCAAATGTTCATCATTCCACGGGGACGAAGCCACCCGAAGCGGTGGTTCCTTTCAGTCATTCCCGCGTA comes from the Georgfuchsia toluolica genome and includes:
- a CDS encoding integron integrase, giving the protein MERLPARNAAQEPRLLDQVRGKIRLKHYSLRTEQSYLDWIKRYIRHFGKRHPKNLGAAEVEIFLTHLAVEGKVAASTQNQAKSALLFLYREVLELELPWLDNVEKAKAPKRLPVVLTMNEVQSLLSRLEGTHWLIANLLYGTGMRVMEALRLRVKDIDFQRNEILVRDGKGAKDRVTVLPLVLKQPLQEHLLKVRRLHERDLEAGGGEVYLPYALERKYPNATREWGWQYVFPSASLSVDPRSGTVRRHHLQDQAVQRALKQAVRDAGLAKPATPHTLRHSFATHLLEGGYDIRTVQELLGHSDVSTTMIYTHVLNKGGRGVVSPIDRLGRA
- a CDS encoding ABC transporter permease, with amino-acid sequence MLAYLVRRLLYAIPILIGVNLITFALFFVVNTPDDMARLQLGVKRVTPEAIQKWKAERGYDKPLLWNAAGQGAARVTDTIFYAKSVRMFAFDFGRADDGRDIAREIRHRMWPSLAIAVPTFVLSLFVTVSFALLLVFFRGTALDIYGTVLCVALMSVSGLFYIIGGQWIVSKVWHWVPISGYAPGFDGVKFLLLPVVISVIGGIGAGSRWYRTIFLEEIGRDYVRTARAKGLTENAVLFRHVLKNGMVPILTGVVVVIPALFMGSLLVESFFGIPGLGSYTIEAIQAQDFAVVRAMVFIGTVLYILGLLLTDVSYTLVDPRVRLK